The Heptranchias perlo isolate sHepPer1 unplaced genomic scaffold, sHepPer1.hap1 HAP1_SCAFFOLD_53, whole genome shotgun sequence genome includes a region encoding these proteins:
- the LOC137315016 gene encoding mucin-2-like, protein MPIVTSANVPIVTSATGPVVTSATVPVVASATVPIVSSAAVPNWTNATVSIVTSATVPILTNATVPIVTRATLPVVTSATVPNLTNGTVSITVPIVTNATVPIVNSATVSIGTSAPVPVVTSATVPIVTSATVPVVTSATVPVVTSATVPVVASATVPIVTSAAVPILTNATVPIVTSATVHIWTNATMPIVTSANVPIVTSATGPVVTSATVPVVASATMPIVSSAAVPNWTNATVSIVTSATVPILTNATVPIVTRATLPVVTSATVPNLTNGTVSIVSSETVPIVTSETVPIVTNAMVPIVTSKTVPIVTNATVPIVNSATVSIGTSARVPVVTSATVPIVTSATVPVVASATVPIVTSATVHIWTNATMPIVTSATVSVVTSAAVPSLTNATVPIVTSATVPIWTNATVPIVTSATVPILTNATLTGVTNAAVPIVNSATMPVGTSAPTPVVTSANVPIVTSANVPIVTSATGPVVTSATVPVVASATVLIVSSAAVPNLTNATVSIVTSATVPILTNATVPIVTRATLPVVTSATVPNLTNGTVSIVTSGTVPIVTNATVPIVNSATVSIGTSAPVPVVTSATVPIVTSATVPVVASATVPIVTSATVHIWTNATMPIVTSATVSVVTSAAVPSLTNATVPIVTSATVPIWTNATVPIVTSATVPILTNATLTGVTNAAVPIVNSATMPVGTSAPTPVVTSANVPIVTSANVPIVTSATGPVVTSATVPVVASATVLIVSSAAVPNLTNATVSIVTSATVPILTNATVPIVTRATLPVVTSATVPNLTNGTVSIVTSGTVPIVTSETVPIVTNAMVPILTSKNVPIVTNATVPIVNSATVSIGTSAPVPDVTSATVPIVTSATVPVVTSATMPVCECAHCDQCDWTRCDQCDCARCGQCDCAHCVQCGCAQFDQCDCVHCDKRNCAYFDQCDCAHCDQSDFARCDQCDCAQFDQWDCVHCDQ, encoded by the exons atgcccattgtgaccagtgcgaatgtgcccattgtgaccagtgcgactggacccgttgtgaccagtgcgactgtgcccgttgtggccagtgcgactgtgcccattgtgtccAGTGCGGCTGTGCCCAATTGGACCAATGCAACTGTGTCCATTGTGACAAGCGCAACTGTGCCTATTTtgaccaatgcgactgtgcccattgtgaccagagcGACTttgcccgttgtgaccagtgcgactgtgcccaatttgaccaatgggactgtgtccatt actgtgcccattgtgaccaatgcgactgtgcccattgtgaataGTGCGACTGTGTCCATTGGGACCAGTGCGCCTGTGcctgttgtgaccagtgcgactgtgcccattgtgaccagtgcgactgtgcccgttgtgaccagtgcgactgtgcccgtggtgaccagtgcgactgtgcccgttgtggccagtgcgactgtgcccattgtgaccagtgcggCTGTGCCTATTTtgaccaatgcgactgtgcccattgtgacaagCGCGACTGTGCACATCTGGACTAATGCGActatgcccattgtgaccagtgcgaatgtgcccattgtgaccagtgcgactggacccgttgtgaccagtgcgactgtgcccgttgtggcCAGTGCGACTATGCCCATTGTGTCCAGTGCGGCTGTGCCCAATTGGACCAATGCAACTGTGTCCATTGTGACAAGCGCAACTGTGCCTATTTtgaccaatgcgactgtgcccattgtgaccagagcGACTttgcccgttgtgaccagtgcgactgtgcccaatTTGACCAATGGGACTGTGTCCATTGTGAGCAGTGAGACTGTGCCAATTGTGACCAgtgagactgtgcccattgtgaccaatgcgatggtgcccattgtgaccagtaagactgtgcccattgtgaccaatgcgactgtgcccattgtgaataGTGCGACTGTGTCCATTGGGACCAGTGCGCGTGTGcctgttgtgaccagtgcgactgtgcccattgtgaccagtgcgactgtgcccgttgtggccagtgcgactgtgcccattgtgaccagtgcgactgtgcacaTCTGGACTAATGCGActatgcccattgtgaccagtgcgactgtgtccgttgtgaccagtgcggcTGTGCCCAGTTtgaccaatgcgactgtgcccattgtgacaagCGCAACTGTGCCCATCTGGACCAATgcaactgtgcccattgtgaccagtgcgactgtgcccattttgaCCAATGCGACTTTGACCGGTGTGACCAATGCGGCTGTGCCCATTGTGAATAGTGCGACAATGCCCGTTGGGACCAGTGCGCCTACGcctgttgtgaccagtgcgaatgtgcccattgtgaccagtgcgaatgtgcccattgtgaccagtgcgactggacccgttgtgaccagtgcgactgtgcccgttgtggcCAGTGCGACTGTGCTCATTGTGTCCAGTGCGGCTGTGCCCAATTTGACCAATGCGACTGTGTCCATTGTGACAAGCGCAACTGTGCCTATTTtgaccaatgcgactgtgcccattgtgaccagagcGACTttgcccgttgtgaccagtgcgactgtgcccaatTTGACCAATGGGACTGTGTCCATTGTGACCAGtgggactgtgcccattgtgaccaatgcgactgtgcccattgtgaataGTGCGACTGTGTCCATTGGGACCAGTGCGCCTGTGcctgttgtgaccagtgcgactgtgcccattgtgaccagtgcgactgtgcccgttgtggccagtgcgactgtgcccattgtgaccagtgcgactgtgcacaTCTGGACTAATGCGActatgcccattgtgaccagtgcgactgtgtccgttgtgaccagtgcggcTGTGCCCAGTTtgaccaatgcgactgtgcccattgtgacaagCGCAACTGTGCCCATCTGGACCAATgcaactgtgcccattgtgaccagtgcgactgtgcccattttgaCCAATGCGACTTTGACCGGTGTGACCAATGCGGCTGTGCCCATTGTGAATAGTGCGACAATGCCCGTTGGGACCAGTGCGCCTACGcctgttgtgaccagtgcgaatgtgcccattgtgaccagtgcgaatgtgcccattgtgaccagtgcgactggacccgttgtgaccagtgcgactgtgcccgttgtggcCAGTGCGACTGTGCTCATTGTGTCCAGTGCGGCTGTGCCCAATTTGACCAATGCGACTGTGTCCATTGTGACAAGCGCAACTGTGCCTATTTtgaccaatgcgactgtgcccattgtgaccagagcGACTttgcccgttgtgaccagtgcgactgtgcccaatTTGACCAATGGGACTGTGTCCATTGTGACCAGtgggactgtgcccattgtgaccagtgagactgtgcccattgtgaccaatgcGATGGTGCCCATTCTGACCAGTAAgaatgtgcccattgtgaccaatgcgactgtgcccattgtgaataGTGCGACTGTGTCCATTGGGACCAGTGCGCCTGTGCCTgatgtgaccagtgcgactgtgcccattgtgaccagtgcgactgtgcccgttgtgaccagtgcgactatgcccgtt tgcgaatgtgcccattgtgaccagtgcgactggacccgttgtgaccagtgcgactgtgcccgttgtggccagtgcgactgtgcccattgtgtccAGTGCGGCTGTGCCCAATTTGACCAATGCGACTGTGTCCATTGTGACAAGCGCAACTGTGCCTATTTtgaccaatgcgactgtgcccattgtgaccagagcGACTttgcccgttgtgaccagtgcgactgtgcccaatttgaccaatgggactgtgtccattgtgaccagtga